The following are encoded in a window of Spirochaetaceae bacterium genomic DNA:
- a CDS encoding ATP-binding cassette domain-containing protein, with protein GWGGPPPGGGGWPRPPPPGGGPGGAGAAPAGAAAPAAGAPPRAGTGTGNGAASDAGTASGAGADSGADAAFGGATGDAGRWALREVDLDVPAGTIVALLGATGAGKTTLAGLVLRLYDPQAGSVRVDGIDVREVSIASLRSQIGVVMQDPVLFAASIRDNIAFGAPDATDAEVHAAAQAACIHDHVVSLDEGYDTMVGERGVTLSGGQRQRIAIARAILVEPRILVLDDATSSVDAHTEELIHDALRRLLAGRTSFIIAQRLSTLELADVVVVLDDGRITAQGGHDELLAASPTYRAICAEQLQREGTGPDGGTAADGRPLAGSASPGQAP; from the coding sequence GGGTGGGGGGGGCCGCCCCCCGGGGGGGGGGGGTGGCCGCGGCCCCCCCCCCCGGGGGGCGGCCCCGGCGGGGCGGGGGCGGCCCCCGCGGGGGCCGCCGCCCCCGCCGCGGGCGCCCCCCCCCGCGCCGGCACCGGCACCGGCAACGGCGCGGCTTCCGACGCCGGCACGGCGTCCGGCGCGGGCGCGGATTCCGGCGCCGACGCGGCTTTCGGCGGCGCGACCGGAGATGCCGGCAGGTGGGCGTTGCGCGAGGTGGACCTGGACGTGCCGGCGGGCACCATCGTGGCGCTGCTCGGGGCGACCGGTGCAGGCAAGACCACCCTGGCCGGACTGGTGCTGCGCCTGTACGACCCGCAGGCGGGCAGCGTGCGGGTGGACGGCATCGACGTGCGCGAGGTAAGCATCGCATCGCTGCGTTCGCAGATCGGGGTGGTAATGCAGGATCCGGTGCTGTTCGCCGCCAGCATTCGCGACAACATCGCCTTCGGTGCTCCCGACGCCACCGACGCCGAGGTGCACGCGGCGGCGCAAGCGGCGTGCATCCACGACCACGTGGTGAGTCTGGACGAGGGCTACGACACCATGGTGGGTGAGCGCGGCGTGACCTTGTCCGGCGGCCAGCGGCAGCGCATCGCCATTGCGCGGGCCATTCTGGTGGAGCCGCGCATCCTGGTCCTCGACGACGCCACCTCCAGCGTCGACGCGCACACCGAGGAACTGATTCACGACGCCTTGCGGCGGCTGCTGGCCGGACGCACCTCGTTCATCATCGCGCAACGCCTGAGTACCCTGGAACTGGCCGACGTGGTGGTGGTGCTCGACGACGGGCGCATCACCGCGCAGGGCGGCCACGATGAGCTGCTCGCCGCTTCCCCGACCTACCGGGCCATCTGCGCCGAGCAACTGCAGCGGGAGGGGACCGGACCGGATGGCGGGACGGCAGCCGATGGACGCCCGTTGGCAGGCAGCGCCTCGCCGGGTCAGGCACCGTGA